Proteins encoded in a region of the Triplophysa dalaica isolate WHDGS20190420 chromosome 10, ASM1584641v1, whole genome shotgun sequence genome:
- the lpla gene encoding lipoprotein lipase has translation MWKLSNFGLITWIYFACISPGCTTTIEPTSESTTFDNIMDNSTEWMMDFSDVESKFSFRTSEEPEDDLCYIVPGQPQTIKECNFNMETQTFIVIHGWTVTGMFESWVPKLVTALYEREPTANVIVVDWLTRAQQHYPTSAAYTKLVGKDVAKFVNWLQAEIEYPWEKLHLLGYSLGAHVAGIAGLLTKHKVNRITGLDPAGPSFEYADAQSTLSPDDALFVDVLHTNTRGSPDRSIGIQRPVGHIDVYPNGGTFQPGCNFQNTMLMVATTGLRNMDQIVKCSHERSVHLFIDSLVNMEQQSMAYHCSSKESFNKGMCLSCRKNRCNKVGYAVNKIRTRRSTKMYMKTRDMMPYKVFHYQVKVHFFGKTKLSYTDQPMKISLYGTDNEKENIPYVMPALNTNTTVSFLLTTDEDIGDLLMVKLLWEKDTLISWPWWNPDTFHIRKLRIKSGEKQSKLIYSAKEGEFSYLARGGDAAVFVKEKETQSSRKNQRLHKLKMHGSSFKQNTE, from the exons ATGTGGAAATTAAGCAATTTTGGTTTGATAACTTGGATATACTTTGCGTGCATTTCACCGGGTTGTACAACTACCATCGAGCCGACGAGCGAATCTACAACCTTTG ATAACATCATGGACAACTCCACTGAATGGATGATGGACTTTAGTGACGTCGAGTCCAAGTTTTCTTTCAGAACCAGCGAGGAACCCGAGGACGATTTGTGTTATATAGTTCCCGGTCAACCCCAAACCATCAAAGAATGTAACTTTAATATGGAGACCCAGACGTTCATAGTTATCCACGGGTGGACG GTCACGGGTATGTTTGAGAGCTGGGTTCCCAAGCTGGTGACTGCCCTGTATGAACGAGAGCCAACGGCCAATGTCATTGTGGTGGACTGGTTGACACGCGCGCAGCAGCATTACCCTACATCAGCCGCTTACACCAAGCTAGTAGGCAAAGACGTGGCCAAATTCGTCAACTGGTTGCAG GCTGAGATTGAATATCCCTGGGAGAAACTGCACCTGTTGGGCTACAGTCTTGGAGCTCACGTGGCAGGAATCGCTGGCCTTCTTACCAAACATAAAGTTAACAGAATTACAG GTTTGGACCCTGCCGGTCCCAGCTTCGAGTATGCTGACGCCCAGAGCACTCTTTCCCCCGACGATGCTCTTTTCGTGGACGTTCTTCACACCAACACCCGTGGCTCTCCGGACCGCAGCATCGGGATTCAAAGGCCGGTGGGCCACATAGACGTATACCCCAACGGCGGTACCTTCCAACCTGGTTGTAACTTCCAAAACACGATGTTGATGGTGGCCACTACTGGTTTGAGAA ACATGGATCAGATCGTGAAGTGCTCCCACGAGCGCTCGGTTCACCTGTTCATCGATTCGCTCGTGAATATGGAACAGCAAAGCATGGCTTACCACTGTAGCTCTAAAGAAAGCTTCAACAAGGGCATGTGCCTTAGCTGTCGCAAGAACCGCTGCAACAAGGTGGGCTACGCCGTCAACAAAATCCGCACACGCAGGAGTACAAAGATGTACATGAAAACCAGAGATATGATGCCGTATAAAG TTTTCCATTACCAAGTGAAGGTCCACTTTTTCGGCAAGACCAAACTGAGCTACACCGACCAGCCGATGAAGATTTCATTGTACGGCACCGACAATGAGAAGGAAAACATTCCCTATGTTAT GCCTGCTTTGAACACGAACACGACAGTGTCTTTCCTGTTGACCACAGACGAGGACATCGGAGATCTGCTCATGGTGAAACTTCTCTGGGAGAAAGACACGCTCATCAGCTGGCCCTGGTGGAACCCAGACACCTTCCACATTCGCAAGCTGAGGATCAAATCGGGAGAGAAGCAATCTAA ATTAATCTACAGCGCCAAAGAAGGCGAATTTTCCTACCTCGCCCGCGGAGGCGACGCCGCCGTTTttgtgaaagaaaaagaaacccAGTCGAGCCGCAAAAACCAGAG ATTGCACAAGCTGAAGATGCACGGAAGTTCGTTCAAACAAAACACGGAGTAG
- the tpm4a gene encoding tropomyosin 4a isoform X3, which translates to MTGVTSLDAVKRKIQTLQQQADDAEDRALALQRDLDNERELREKAEGDVAALNRRIQLVEEELDRAQERLGTALQKLEEAEKAADESERGMKVIENRAMKDEEKMEIQEMQLKEAKHIAEEADRKYEEVARKLVILEGELERTEERAEVAECKASEMEEELKNVTNALKSLEAQAEKYSEKEDKYEEEIKVLSDKLKEAETRAEFAERTVTKLEKSIDDLEDELYAQKLKYKAISEELDHALNDMTSL; encoded by the exons ATGACAGGTGTGACTTCTTTGGACGCGGTTAAGAGAAAAATCCAGACTTTGCAGCAGCAGGCGGATGACGCGGAGGACCGGGCGTTAGCTTTACAGCGCGACCTGGACAACGAACGGGAACTGCGGGAGAAA GCTGAGGGCGATGTGGCGGCCCTGAACCGCAGAATTCAGCTGGTGGAGGAGGAACTGGACCGGGCTCAGGAGAGACTGGGCACCGCACTTCAGAAACTGGAAGAAGCAGAGAAGGCAGCGGACGAGAGCGAGAG AGGTATGAAGGTCATTGAGAACCGTGCCATGAAGGACGAGGAGAAGATGGAGATCCAGGAAATGCAGTTGAAGGAAGCCAAGCACATCGCCGAGGAGGCGGACCGCAAATACGAAGAG GTCGCCCGTAAACTGGTGATTCTGGAGGGAGAGCTGGAACGGACCGAGGAGAGAGCAGAAGTTGCTGAATG CAAAGCTAGCGAAATGGAAGAGGAGTTAAAAAATGTTACTAACGCTCTTAAATCTTTGGAGGCTCAGGCAGAAAAA TACTCAGAAAAAGAAGACAAATATGAAGAGGAGATCAAGGTTCTTAGTGATAAGCTGAAGGAG GCCGAGACCCGTGCCGAGTTCGCAGAGAGAACAGTGACCAAACTGGAAAAATCCATTGATGACTTGGAAG atgaactctATGCTCAGAAGCTGAAGTACAAAGCCATCTCTGAAGAGCTGGACCATGCTCTCAATGATATGACCTCTTTGTAG
- the tpm4a gene encoding tropomyosin 4a isoform X2 — translation MEAIKKKMQMLKLDKENAIDRAEKAETEQKAAEEKCKQLEDELMGLQKKLKQTEDELDKYSEALKEAQEKLEVSETKAADAEGDVAALNRRIQLVEEELDRAQERLGTALQKLEEAEKAADESERGMKVIENRAMKDEEKMEIQEMQLKEAKHIAEEADRKYEEVARKLVILEGELERTEERAEVAECKASEMEEELKNVTNALKSLEAQAEKYSEKEDKYEEEIKVLSDKLKEAETRAEFAERTVTKLEKSIDDLEENLSSAKEENLGMHKVLDQTLQDLNSL, via the exons ATGGAGGCCATCAAGAAGAAGATGCAGATGCTGAAGCTGGACAAGGAGAACGCCATCGACCGTGCGGAGAAGGCCGAGACGGAGCAGAAAGCAGCGGAAGAGAAATGCAAGCAG TTAGAGGACGAGCTTATGGGCCTGCAGAAGAAACTCAAACAGACCGAAGATGAACTGGACAAATATTCAGAGGCCCTTAAAGAAGCCCAGGAGAAACTCGAAGTGTCTGAGACAAAAGCTGCTGAC GCTGAGGGCGATGTGGCGGCCCTGAACCGCAGAATTCAGCTGGTGGAGGAGGAACTGGACCGGGCTCAGGAGAGACTGGGCACCGCACTTCAGAAACTGGAAGAAGCAGAGAAGGCAGCGGACGAGAGCGAGAG AGGTATGAAGGTCATTGAGAACCGTGCCATGAAGGACGAGGAGAAGATGGAGATCCAGGAAATGCAGTTGAAGGAAGCCAAGCACATCGCCGAGGAGGCGGACCGCAAATACGAAGAG GTCGCCCGTAAACTGGTGATTCTGGAGGGAGAGCTGGAACGGACCGAGGAGAGAGCAGAAGTTGCTGAATG CAAAGCTAGCGAAATGGAAGAGGAGTTAAAAAATGTTACTAACGCTCTTAAATCTTTGGAGGCTCAGGCAGAAAAA TACTCAGAAAAAGAAGACAAATATGAAGAGGAGATCAAGGTTCTTAGTGATAAGCTGAAGGAG GCCGAGACCCGTGCCGAGTTCGCAGAGAGAACAGTGACCAAACTGGAAAAATCCATTGATGACTTGGAAG AAAATTTATCATCTGCTAAAGAAGAAAACCTTGGAATGCATAAGGTGCTGGACCAGACGCTTCAGGATCTCAACAGTTTATAG
- the tpm4a gene encoding tropomyosin 4a isoform X1, whose translation MEAIKKKMQMLKLDKENAIDRAEKAETEQKAAEEKCKQLEDELMGLQKKLKQTEDELDKYSEALKEAQEKLEVSETKAADAEGDVAALNRRIQLVEEELDRAQERLGTALQKLEEAEKAADESERGMKVIENRAMKDEEKMEIQEMQLKEAKHIAEEADRKYEEVARKLVILEGELERTEERAEVAECKASEMEEELKNVTNALKSLEAQAEKYSEKEDKYEEEIKVLSDKLKEAETRAEFAERTVTKLEKSIDDLEDELYAQKLKYKAISEELDHALNDMTSL comes from the exons ATGGAGGCCATCAAGAAGAAGATGCAGATGCTGAAGCTGGACAAGGAGAACGCCATCGACCGTGCGGAGAAGGCCGAGACGGAGCAGAAAGCAGCGGAAGAGAAATGCAAGCAG TTAGAGGACGAGCTTATGGGCCTGCAGAAGAAACTCAAACAGACCGAAGATGAACTGGACAAATATTCAGAGGCCCTTAAAGAAGCCCAGGAGAAACTCGAAGTGTCTGAGACAAAAGCTGCTGAC GCTGAGGGCGATGTGGCGGCCCTGAACCGCAGAATTCAGCTGGTGGAGGAGGAACTGGACCGGGCTCAGGAGAGACTGGGCACCGCACTTCAGAAACTGGAAGAAGCAGAGAAGGCAGCGGACGAGAGCGAGAG AGGTATGAAGGTCATTGAGAACCGTGCCATGAAGGACGAGGAGAAGATGGAGATCCAGGAAATGCAGTTGAAGGAAGCCAAGCACATCGCCGAGGAGGCGGACCGCAAATACGAAGAG GTCGCCCGTAAACTGGTGATTCTGGAGGGAGAGCTGGAACGGACCGAGGAGAGAGCAGAAGTTGCTGAATG CAAAGCTAGCGAAATGGAAGAGGAGTTAAAAAATGTTACTAACGCTCTTAAATCTTTGGAGGCTCAGGCAGAAAAA TACTCAGAAAAAGAAGACAAATATGAAGAGGAGATCAAGGTTCTTAGTGATAAGCTGAAGGAG GCCGAGACCCGTGCCGAGTTCGCAGAGAGAACAGTGACCAAACTGGAAAAATCCATTGATGACTTGGAAG atgaactctATGCTCAGAAGCTGAAGTACAAAGCCATCTCTGAAGAGCTGGACCATGCTCTCAATGATATGACCTCTTTGTAG
- the hsh2d gene encoding hematopoietic SH2 domain-containing protein homolog → MAFSWFTESHRSCVLKNGIVPEWFHGIISRKAAEEMLMCKPAGYFLIRVSESRVGYTLSYRDEDRCRHFMIDLLSDNQYEIVGEKHQYSSLHDLVAFHRRIPIAPYCQLLTVACEQADKNSYAELLFPQRKNINTEPNAWMNSSTEHNPSLPIRNKSSTQATSPTTGIYPSLETELASVNLQSMELPTKPVPKPRTIHNISTSSDTPPQLPPRDGLPSHRTATVEVDRSQGPTKGCLEKHQNAPITPSEDKGTNRNQQKQTKNAIMGLAQIKRKLKKKHSQCDEHTYEDIFKDGCDESSAFSASNSRQPTGNDYLRLIENCPVASLRTSDGIPNIADSKIPVEYSNPPPFAPGF, encoded by the exons ATGGCGTTCAGCTGGTTTACAGAATCCCACCGTAGCTGCGTTTTGAAGAACGGAATTGTTCCCGAATGGTTCCACGGGATCATCTCCAGGAA GGCTGCGGAGGAAATGTTAATGTGCAAACCAGCCGGTTACTTCCTGATTCGTGTTAGCGAGAGCAGGGTGGGATACACGTTATCATATCG TGATGAGGACCGCTGCAGACACTTCATGATTGACTTGTTATCGGATAACCAGTATGAGATAGTGGGCGAGAAACATCAATATAGTTCCCTTCACGATCTGGTGGCCTTCCACCGCAGGATCCCCATTGCCCCCTACTGCCAACTGCTAACCGTGGCTTGCGAACAG GCTGATAAAAATAGTTATGCGGAGTTGCTGTTTCCTCAAAGGAAAAACATCAACACTGAGCCGAATGCATGGATGAATTCCTCAACAGAACACAACCCAAGCTTGCCCATCCGAAACAAATCATCTACACAAGCAACAAGTCCCACCACAGGAATTTATCCCAGCCTGGAGACAGAACTGGCCAGTGTAAATCTACAGAGCATG GAACTGCCAACAAAGCCTGTTCCAAAGCCTAGAACGATACATAATATCTCCACATCTTCAGACACACCACCACAGTTACCACCTAGAGATGGCTTGCCAAGTCATCGAACCGCTACCGTTGAGGTAGACAGATCACAAGGGCCGACAAAGGGATGCCTTGAAAAACATCAGAACGCGCCCATCACACCCTCTGAAGATAAAGGAACCAACCGTAACCAACAAAAACAGACGAAAAATGCCATCATGGGCCTGGCACAAATCAAGAGAAAGCTGAAGAAGAAGCACAGCCAGTGCGATGAACACACTTATGAGGATATTTTCAAAGATGGTTGCGACGAGTCTTCCGCATTTTCTGCTTCCAACTCTCGGCAACCGACGGGAAACGACTACCTCAGGCTGATTGAAAACTGCCCGGTTGCGTCCCTCAGAACATCTGATGGTATTCCCAACATTGCTGATAGTAAAATACCCGTAGAGTACTCAAATCCACCCCCGTTTGCACCCGGTTTCTAG
- the tpm4a gene encoding tropomyosin 4a isoform X4, whose protein sequence is MTGVTSLDAVKRKIQTLQQQADDAEDRALALQRDLDNERELREKAEGDVAALNRRIQLVEEELDRAQERLGTALQKLEEAEKAADESERGMKVIENRAMKDEEKMEIQEMQLKEAKHIAEEADRKYEEVARKLVILEGELERTEERAEVAECKASEMEEELKNVTNALKSLEAQAEKYSEKEDKYEEEIKVLSDKLKEAETRAEFAERTVTKLEKSIDDLEENLSSAKEENLGMHKVLDQTLQDLNSL, encoded by the exons ATGACAGGTGTGACTTCTTTGGACGCGGTTAAGAGAAAAATCCAGACTTTGCAGCAGCAGGCGGATGACGCGGAGGACCGGGCGTTAGCTTTACAGCGCGACCTGGACAACGAACGGGAACTGCGGGAGAAA GCTGAGGGCGATGTGGCGGCCCTGAACCGCAGAATTCAGCTGGTGGAGGAGGAACTGGACCGGGCTCAGGAGAGACTGGGCACCGCACTTCAGAAACTGGAAGAAGCAGAGAAGGCAGCGGACGAGAGCGAGAG AGGTATGAAGGTCATTGAGAACCGTGCCATGAAGGACGAGGAGAAGATGGAGATCCAGGAAATGCAGTTGAAGGAAGCCAAGCACATCGCCGAGGAGGCGGACCGCAAATACGAAGAG GTCGCCCGTAAACTGGTGATTCTGGAGGGAGAGCTGGAACGGACCGAGGAGAGAGCAGAAGTTGCTGAATG CAAAGCTAGCGAAATGGAAGAGGAGTTAAAAAATGTTACTAACGCTCTTAAATCTTTGGAGGCTCAGGCAGAAAAA TACTCAGAAAAAGAAGACAAATATGAAGAGGAGATCAAGGTTCTTAGTGATAAGCTGAAGGAG GCCGAGACCCGTGCCGAGTTCGCAGAGAGAACAGTGACCAAACTGGAAAAATCCATTGATGACTTGGAAG AAAATTTATCATCTGCTAAAGAAGAAAACCTTGGAATGCATAAGGTGCTGGACCAGACGCTTCAGGATCTCAACAGTTTATAG